A DNA window from Altererythrobacter sp. B11 contains the following coding sequences:
- a CDS encoding MarR family winged helix-turn-helix transcriptional regulator: MRDPLPQLPGYALRRAAIATAAELADRLAKLGLRQSDASCLILIGENPGITASAVGRQLAIQRANMVPLLKRIEDAGLVARTPIDGKSQGLELTGDGQRRLAEARQVIDRYEAELLERVPAEHRPHLLPALRALWS, from the coding sequence ATGCGCGATCCTCTTCCCCAGCTTCCTGGTTATGCGCTGCGGCGCGCGGCCATCGCGACCGCGGCCGAACTGGCGGACCGGCTAGCCAAGCTGGGCCTGCGCCAGTCCGACGCATCGTGCCTGATCCTGATCGGCGAAAACCCCGGAATCACCGCCAGCGCAGTGGGGCGACAGCTGGCCATTCAGCGCGCCAATATGGTGCCGCTGCTGAAGCGGATCGAGGATGCGGGGCTGGTTGCCCGCACACCCATCGACGGCAAGTCGCAGGGGCTGGAGCTGACGGGGGATGGCCAGCGGCGACTTGCCGAAGCACGGCAAGTCATCGACCGCTACGAGGCCGAATTGCTCGAGCGCGTGCCGGCTGAACATCGCCCGCACCTGCTGCCCGCCCTGCGCGCGCTGTGGAGTTGA
- a CDS encoding p-hydroxycinnamoyl CoA hydratase/lyase translates to MAMPSQPDPRPQEETVKYEIIDGVAWVSFNRPDKKNCQSPKLNRQMLVVLDELEFRDDVQVLVLTGEGDSWSAGMDLLEYFRAAEAEGIHKTRQHQREAYSWWERLRWYEKATVGMINGWCFGGAYGPLFACDIAIASDKAQFGLSEINWAILPGGGASKVAADLMPYRKAMYHAMMGENLTGQQAADQGLVTECVPHDQLKARVQEIADKLKKKDTQALRATKWAMRRVMEMTYDNAEDYLIRAQEALNDFGGWETRKEATKQFLDEKTFKPGLGAFDKTKIKGE, encoded by the coding sequence ATGGCTATGCCATCGCAGCCGGATCCCCGTCCGCAGGAAGAAACCGTCAAATACGAAATCATTGATGGCGTTGCGTGGGTTTCCTTTAACCGCCCGGACAAGAAGAACTGCCAGAGCCCGAAGCTCAACCGGCAGATGCTCGTGGTGCTGGACGAACTGGAATTCCGCGACGACGTGCAGGTGCTGGTGCTGACGGGCGAGGGCGACAGCTGGTCGGCCGGCATGGATCTGCTCGAGTATTTCCGCGCTGCGGAGGCCGAAGGCATCCACAAGACGCGCCAGCATCAGCGTGAAGCCTATAGCTGGTGGGAACGCCTGCGCTGGTACGAAAAGGCCACCGTCGGCATGATCAATGGCTGGTGCTTCGGTGGGGCCTATGGCCCGCTGTTCGCCTGCGACATCGCGATTGCATCGGACAAGGCGCAGTTCGGCCTGTCCGAAATTAACTGGGCGATCCTGCCCGGCGGCGGCGCGTCGAAGGTTGCGGCCGATCTCATGCCCTATCGCAAGGCGATGTATCACGCGATGATGGGCGAGAACCTGACCGGCCAGCAGGCCGCGGACCAGGGCCTCGTCACCGAATGCGTGCCGCACGATCAGCTGAAGGCCCGCGTGCAGGAAATCGCCGACAAGCTGAAGAAGAAGGACACGCAGGCCCTGCGCGCCACCAAGTGGGCGATGCGCCGGGTCATGGAGATGACCTACGACAATGCCGAGGATTATCTGATCCGCGCGCAGGAAGCGCTGAACGATTTCGGCGGCTGGGAAACCCGCAAGGAAGCGACCAAGCAGTTCCTTGACGAGAAGACCTTCAAGCCCGGCCTTGGCGCTTTCGACAAGACGAAGATCAAGGGCGAATAA